In the Sporosarcina sp. ANT_H38 genome, one interval contains:
- the purM gene encoding phosphoribosylformylglycinamidine cyclo-ligase yields MSKAYENAGVNIEAGYESVERMKSHVARTARIGVTGTFGGFGGMFDLSALNYKEPVLISGTDGVGTKLKLAFMADKHDTIGIDCVAMCVNDIVAQGAEPLYFLDYIALGKAVPEKVEAIVKGIADGCVQSGAALIGGETAEMPGLYEVDEYDLAGFAVGACEKSKIVTGEKVVAGDVLVGIASSGIHSNGFSLVRKIVIEDQGCEIDGLIAGYEELGTVGNALLEPTKIYAKPVLQMHNELDVHSMGHITGGGFYENLPRMLVDGFGVEIDLGSWPVLPVFKMLKEKGGLLDKDLYSVFNMGIGFVVAIPEEQANAALKIAAEHGEEAFIIGRVIEGEGVTFTGTHDGSLAE; encoded by the coding sequence ATGTCGAAGGCTTATGAAAACGCAGGAGTAAATATCGAAGCTGGTTACGAGTCAGTTGAACGGATGAAATCCCATGTTGCGCGTACTGCACGTATTGGTGTTACGGGAACGTTCGGCGGTTTTGGCGGCATGTTCGATTTATCCGCACTTAATTATAAAGAGCCGGTTCTTATTTCCGGTACAGATGGTGTTGGTACAAAGTTGAAACTTGCGTTCATGGCAGATAAGCATGACACGATTGGGATTGACTGTGTCGCTATGTGTGTTAACGACATTGTGGCTCAGGGTGCAGAACCTCTTTATTTCCTTGATTACATAGCGCTTGGAAAAGCTGTACCTGAAAAGGTCGAAGCGATTGTTAAAGGAATTGCGGATGGTTGTGTTCAGTCAGGCGCAGCATTAATTGGTGGAGAAACGGCTGAGATGCCAGGACTTTACGAAGTTGATGAGTATGACCTTGCAGGTTTTGCCGTTGGTGCTTGTGAAAAGAGTAAAATCGTTACAGGTGAAAAAGTTGTTGCGGGTGACGTTCTTGTTGGCATCGCTTCAAGTGGTATTCATTCGAACGGTTTTTCACTAGTCCGTAAAATTGTAATCGAGGATCAAGGCTGTGAAATTGACGGTTTGATTGCCGGATACGAAGAGCTTGGAACGGTTGGCAACGCACTTCTTGAGCCAACGAAAATTTACGCTAAACCTGTACTTCAAATGCATAACGAACTCGATGTCCATTCAATGGGCCATATTACGGGCGGCGGCTTCTACGAAAACTTACCACGTATGTTGGTAGACGGATTCGGAGTGGAAATTGACCTTGGTTCATGGCCGGTACTTCCAGTATTCAAAATGCTGAAAGAAAAAGGCGGATTGTTGGATAAAGATCTGTATAGCGTATTCAATATGGGTATTGGTTTTGTTGTTGCTATCCCTGAAGAACAAGCGAATGCTGCTCTTAAAATTGCAGCTGAGCACGGGGAAGAAGCATTCATTATCGGGCGAGTAATAGAAGGCGAAGGCGTTACATTTACAGGTACGCATGACGGAAGTCTGGCCGAATGA